The following proteins are encoded in a genomic region of Glycine soja cultivar W05 chromosome 17, ASM419377v2, whole genome shotgun sequence:
- the LOC114392864 gene encoding uncharacterized protein LOC114392864, which produces MLEAGYVENLRQALAQYLFDGGPAYSTGSEPLAEEAIKMISHTGDVAVLAHPWALKNPVPIVRRLKEAGLHGMEVYKSDGRLAAYSKLADAYGLLKIGGSDYHGTGGHNESELGSVNLPVIVLHDFLKVARPIWCNAIREILECYAEEPSDSNLATITRFGRTRSFKGGSPLSCGQDLIDHLSSQEMEKCRV; this is translated from the coding sequence ATGCTTGAGGCAGGTTATGTAGAGAATCTCAGACAAGCCTTAGCTCAGTATCTTTTTGACGGTGGACCAGCTTACTCCACGGGAAGTGAGCCTCTGGCAGAAGAAGCAATAAAAATGATTAGTCATACTGGGGATGTTGCTGTTCTGGCTCATCCATGGGCATTGAAAAATCCAGTTCCCATTGTTAGAAGGTTAAAAGAAGCTGGTCTTCATGGAATGGAGGTCTACAAAAGTGACGGAAGGCTGGCAGCATATAGTAAATTGGCTGATGCCTATGGGCTTTTAAAGATTGGAGGGTCAGACTATCATGGGACAGGAGGGCACAATGAATCTGAGCTGGGAAGTGTGAACCTTCCAGTGATAGTGTTGCATGACTTCCTTAAGGTAGCTCGGCCTATTTGGTGCAATGCCATCAGGGAGATATTAGAGTGTTATGCTGAGGAGCCTTCTGATTCTAACCTAGCAACAATTACTAGGTTTGGGAGAACCCGTAGTTTTAAGGGAGGTTCACCCTTGAGTTGTGGACAGGACTTGATTGATCATTTGTCTAGCCAAGAGATGGAAAAATGCAGAGTTTGA